A stretch of the Glycine soja cultivar W05 chromosome 13, ASM419377v2, whole genome shotgun sequence genome encodes the following:
- the LOC114382205 gene encoding nucleosome assembly protein 1;3-like: MSNDKDTFNVADLTSALNEDNRADLVNALKSKIQSLAGQHSDILESLSPNVRKRVEVLREIQGQHDELEAKFFEERAALEAKYQKLYQPLYTKRYEIVNGATEVEEGAVKETTPDGEEDQEKGVPAFWLTAMKNNEVLAEEISERDEGALKYLKDIKWSRIENPKGFKLEFFFDTNPYFINSVLTKTYHMIDEDEPILEKAIGTEIQWHPGKCLTQKILKKKPKKGSKNAKPITKTENCESFFNFFNPPQVPEDDEDIDEDAAEELQNQMEQDYDIGSTIRDKIIPHAVSWFTGEAIQGDEFGDLEDDEDDEDIEEDDDEEEEEDEDDDDDEDDEEESKTKKKSSAPKKSGRAQLGDGQQGERPPECKQQ, translated from the exons ATGAGCAACGACAAGGACACCTTCAACGTCGCTGATCTCACTTCCG CTCTCAACGAGGACAATAGAGCAGACCTTGTCAATGCTCTCAAG AGCAAGATACAGAGTTTGGCTGGACAGCATTCTGATATTCTAGAGTCTCTGTCGCCCAATGTCAGGAAGCGTGTGGAGGTTCTTAGAGAGATCCAG GGTCAACATGATGAATTAGAGGCAAAATTTTTTGAGGAGAGAGCAGCTCTTGAGGCCAAATACCAAAAATTGTATCAACCACTTTACACAAAG CGGTATGAAATAGTAAATGGTGCTACGGAAGTTGAAGAAGGGGCAGTGAAAGAAACAACACCAGATGGTGAGGAGGATCAag AGAAAGGAGTGCCTGCATTTTGGCTTACTGCCATGAAAAACAATGAAGTGTTGGCTGAGGAG ATTTCAGAGCGTGATGAAGGTGCTCTTAAGTATCTCAAAGATATCAAGTGGAGCAGGATAGAAAACCCGAAAGGATTCAAACTTGAGTTTTTCTTTGACACCAACCCTTATTTTATCAATTCTGTCttgacaaaaacatatcatatgATTGATGAGGATGAACCAATATTGGAGAAAGCAATTGG GACTGAAATTCAATGGCACCCAGGAAAATGCCTGACACAGAAGATTCTTAAgaaaaagcctaagaagggttcAAAGAATGCTAAACCAATTACCAAAACTGAAAATTGTGAAAGCTTCTTCAATTTCTTCAACCCACCGCAAGTTCCTGAAGATGATGAAGACATTGATGAAGATGCG gCTGAGGAACTTCAGAATCAGATGGAACAAGATTATGACATAGG GTCAACAATAAGAGACAAGATTATTCCCCATGCTGTATCATGGTTTACTGGGGAGGCCATTCAGGGGGATGAGTTTGGAGATCTGGAGGATGACGAGGATGATGAAGATATTGAAGaggatgatgatgaagaggaggaggaagatgaagatgacGATGATGACGAAGATGATGAGGAAGAAAGCAAGACTAAAAAGAAG TCATCAGCACCTAAG AAGAGTGGAAGAGCACAGCTTGGTGATGGCCAGCAGGGTGAGCGACCTCCAGAGTGCAAGCAGCAGTAG